The genomic region GTCACGCCCGAGGGCGTCTCCCGGGTCCAGGAACTCCTCGCCGCGCTTCCGAGCGCCATCCCGGAGCTGCGCGCCTACTCCTTCGGCCCGGACGCCGGTATCAGCGACGGCGCCTTCGACTTCGCCGTGGTCGCGGACGTCGAGGACGAGGCCGGGTTCGCGGCCTACCGCGACCACCCCGAGCACCAGGCCGCCCTCGGCGTCATCCGCCCCATGCTCGCGGACCGCGCGGCGATCCAGTACCCCATCGCGGGGACCGAGTAGATCCTGTTCCATAAACCCCGGTGTTCCGTTGCTCATCGGGCTTATCGTGGGCGATCAGAGGGTCTGAGGTCTTGCGGTAGAACGCGTTTCAGTATTAGTCTCTGCGTAGTGCCTGGCCCGGTGAGGGCGTCCGGCGGCCCCGCCGTCGGACGCCGACGGTGGCAGGCGAGTGAGAACGTCGCCCGTTGAAGCCGGATCGCGCCCCGGCTTCGGCGGGCGACGTCGTCGTGTGCGCGGTCGGCCTCAGCGCAGCAGGCGGGCGAGTTCGTCGAACGTGGGACAGGGCCAGGGCTGTCGGCAGCCGTGGCACACCTGCTCGGCCCCGCCCTCCTCCGTGTCGGGGCTGTGCAGGCGGAGCAGGTCGGCGCACACCCCCGCCAGGGTCGAGACCTCCTCGCGCGCGTTCGCGTAGAAGGCCACGTCGTTGATCCTGGCCAGCGCGCTGTCGGAGGTCGGTTCCGGCAGGCCGACCGTGTCGGGCTCCCACGGGACCGCCCGAGCCGAGCGCTCCTGGATGCCCTGCACGCACCGGAGCAGCCGGGCGTGTTCGGAGTGTCGGCCCCGCAGGGACGTCCGTGGCGCTTGTCGCGTGAACGGCGGCATCGCTGATCTCCCCCAACGGGTGGATACGCAGCTTCGTAGTCACTCAGCGTATACCTATCGTCGCGGAATGTCGCGACACGCGGGGTGTGGTCCCTCCGAAACCGGGAAGCGGGCCGCCCCCAAGGGGAAGGGCGGCCCGCGGGAACCGGTGTGTCTAACCGCAGTTGCCGCCGCAGCTGCACGAACCGCCGCTCTGGCAGCCGCAGCCGCATCCCGAACCGCAGCCGCAGCCGCTCAGTCCCGGGGGCGTGCTCAGGGGGTGTGTCACAGTCCCTCCTCAGGGCTCGGCACCGTTCGTGCGCCATCACGCCGACCTCCGCCGAACCGGAGGGGCGCCACGAACGGCTCTCCGCCAGGAAGGGTTCCCGCTCCCGGGCTTGGCCAACCCGAAGGCCGGAGTTGACCTTCGCGTGGTGGATCGGGGTAGTGCTCTATTTGGGCTTCAGTGTTCTTCTGGGGCCTCCGCTTCGCTTCGGCCCGTGCTCGTGCGCCCGGAAGACGCGCCCTTCGGTCCTTCCGGTGCGCTCCCTCGTTCCTCGGGAGTGCCTCCAGGGCGCGTCGGCGCCCTCCTGTGTTTTTTTGGGCCTCCGCTCGTTCCTCGCTGCGGCCCCGTCTCCTCCTGCAGAACACTGGCGCGCCCCTCGCGACACCCCCTGTGGCTGAGGCGGGCGCCTTCGTGCAAGCCCGTGGAGTCGAGGCGGGGGTGTCGGCTAGGGCCTGTTTGGTAACTGGTGTGATCAGGGGCAAAAGCACCGATCCGGTCACGCCAGGCGTGTCACCCCGCACATAGGCGAAGCCTTCGGTAGATGAGTCAACGACCAAGAAGACCAAGCCCACCGAAGGCTTCGCTGTGACCCTACCCGGCCCCGGGCGCGGTGACCTCACCGACGCCCAATGGTCTGTGCTCGAACCGCTCCTGCCCGTGCCGGCCACCGGCCGTCCGCCCTCGCACTCCAAGCGCACCCTGATCAACGGCATCCGCTGGCGTGTGCGGACCGGTGCTCCCTGGCGCGACGTACCCGAACGCTACGGCCCCTGGCAGAGCGTCTACGACCTCTTCCGCCGCTGGACCCGCAACGGCACCTGGGCCCAAATTTTGGACGCCCTGCGCGCCCTGGCCGACGCGGCGGGCCTGATCACCTGGCAGGTCAACGTCGACTCCACCATCGTGCGCGCCCACCAGCACGCCGCCGGAGCCGCGAAAAAGGGGACCGGGAAGATCACGGAACGGACGAGCCCGACGACCATGGGCTGGGACGCTCGCGGGGCGGGTGGACCACGAAGATCCACCTGGCCTGCGAGCAGCGCCAAAAGCCCCTGTCGGTGCTGGTCACGGCCGGCCAGCGCGGGGACGCCCCCCAGTTCGAGACGGTCATGGAACGTATCCGGGTGGCCGGGCACGGGCGGAGCGGGCCCGCGCGCACCCGGCCGGTGCGGGTGCGCGCGGATAAGGCCTACAGCTCGAAGAAGATCCGTGCCTACCTGCGCAGACGCAAGATCAAGGCGACTATTCCCGAGCCTGCCGACCGGGTGCGCAACCGCAAGCGCAAAGGGGGTCGGGGCGGGCGCCCGCCCGGCTTCGACAAGGTCGATTATCGGGCCCGGCACGCGGTCGAGTGCGCGATCAACCGGCTCAAACGCAACCGGGCGGTGGCCACGCGCTATGACAAGCTCGCCCTTCGCTACGAGGCCACCATCCAGATCGCTGCCATCAACGAATGGCTCTGACTTTCCAAACAGGCCCTAGGCGAAGAAGGTCGGGGCCGGGGCGGGGCGGCGGGCCAGCCGGTACATCCACACCTGGCCGACCACCATGAACGGCACGGCCGGGGCCAGCATCGCCCACACGAACACCGCGGTCGTGGCCGGGACCGGCTCCATCGGCAGCTGCGCGGACAGTGCCGTCAGCACACCCGCCGCGCCCATCGCCAGCGCCGACGTGTGCCGCGAGAGCATCGGCCCCGTGAGCCCGCTGGTCACCGCCAGGACGGCCAGCAGCACCACGGCCGAGGCGGCGGCCACCAGCGGCCGGTCCGTCACCACACCGCCCGGCAGCAGCCCCGTGCCCGCCGCCAGGAGGGCGGCGACCAGCGCGACCCGGGCCAGGACCCGCGTCGCCTGCGCCGCCACGTCGGCGCTGTCGTCGTGGAACTCGCCGACCAGCCGCTCCGCGCCGAAGGACGCGCCCCGCAGGGCGAAGAGCGCGAGCACCGCCAGCACGCACAGCGGGGTGAACACGCTCGCCGTGAGGCCGCCGGTCAGCAGGCCCGCCAGCACCAGGCCCCAGGCGGCGGCGACGCCCCAGCTGCCCGCCACGACCGCCGTGTCGCAGACCGCGCGCCAGGACGGGGTGTCCACCCGCGCGCGCAGCCACAGGCCGGCGTCGCGCACGAGCCAGGCGCCCAGCAGGCTCACGAGCACCGGCCAGAGCTCGGTGACCACGTGGTGGTCCAGGACAGGGAACAGGCCGGCCAGTACCCCGACCGCGGCGACCAGCCACACCTCCGAGGCCAGGAAGTACGGGGCGATCGCCGCCACCACGCGGCGGCGCTGCTCCGGCGTGCGCGCCACCTTCGGCATCAGCATGCCGAGCCCGACGTCGGCACCGGCCAGGACGAGGTAGCCCACGACGAACAGGGAGAGAAGAACGGTGGAGAGGACGTCCATGTCAGGTACTCCGGGTCTCAGAACGAGTGGACGGGGGCGGCGGGCTGCTCGGGTCCGTCCGCGGCGCGCTCCGCGAGGGGACCGTCCTGCGGCCCGCGGCGGGCGAAGCGCACCAGAAGCCAGTACGTGGTCACGGCCAGGACGGCGAACGCGCCGGTGAAGAAGGAGAAGGAGGCCACGGCCATGCCCGGGGTCATGGGCGTCACGGCGTCGGCGGTGGTCAGGTGGTGCACGACCGCCCACGGCTGGCGGTTGGTCTCACGGAAGACCCAGCCGGCGACGACCCCCGCGTAGGGCAGGAACGGGGCGACGAGCAGCGGCGCCAGCGCCCACGTCCACCGCCGCAACGGCGTGACCAGTCGGCTGAGCAGCCAGCCGACCAGCATCGTCGGACCGATGAGGAACATGAACGCGTACACCGTGAACATGGTGATCTCGCCTGCCGTGTTGGCAGCGGTGAGCAGCGGGCCGTCCGAGGCCGCCTCGATCGCCTCGATCTCCTCGGCGGTGTAGGTCAGCCCGCTGGTGGGCGGGTCCTCGCCGAAGAGCCCGAACTGCAGGCCGCCGAAGACCACGACCAGCTCGTTGGTGAGCACCATCGTGACCGCCGTGTACCGGATGCCGCGACCGAAGACGCCGTCCGGGTCGTTGCCGCGCATCAGGTGGTAGGCGCTCACGGCGCCCACGACCAGGGCGCCGAGCACGAGCGAGGCGCTCACGATGTGGCCGAGGGCCAGCAGCGCCGCGGGGTTGGTCATCAGCGCCACCGGGTCGGACAGGTGCGCCACGCCGTCGACGATCTCGAAGCCGACCGGGTTGCGCAGGAACCCGTTGGCCACGAGCACCCACCAGGCGGAGAGGTAGGCGGTGCCGGTGACCACCGCGAAGCATCCGACGTGCGCCCACCGGCCCATGCGGTCCCAGCCGAAGATCCACAGCCCCAGGAAGGTCGACTCCACGAAGAACGCGGTCATCGTCTCCAGAGCCAGCGGTGCCGCGAAGGAGTAGCCGAACATCTCGTGCAGGCCGTTCCAGTTGACGGCGAGCTGGAGCTCCATCACCAGGCCGGACAGCACGCCCATGCCGTAGTTGACCAGGTACAGCCCGCCCCAGAACCGCACGGAGGTCATCCGCCGGCGGTCGCCGCGCACGGTGGCGACGAGCTGGTTGACGAGGATGTAGGGCGCCAGCCCGAGGGTCAGGGCGACGAACGTGAAGTGCGTCGCCGCGGTCAGCGCGAACTGGAGCCTGGCGAGCAGGAGGGGGTCTTCGAACATCGTCTGCCTTGCGTTCGGCGTGCGGTGGGAACGCTGTCAGCATCCGATGCGGCTCCGGGACGGCACATCGTCCCGGCGGTGTCTCTTGGTGTCCCTCTTCCGCGGTAGCGCCGTCCCGGCCGCTACTCCTGGAGGTGTAGGGGATGACCCCGAGGGCGGCGTCAGGTCCCCTGGCTCCACTTGGGGGTCACCAGCGCGGTCTCGTAGGCGATCACGACCAGCTGCGCCCGGTCCCGCACGCCCAGCTTCACCATGGTGCGGCTGACGTGGGTCTTGGCCGTGGCGGGACTGACCACGAGCCGCCGCGCGATCTCCTCGTTGGTCAGGCCCTCGCCGACCAGGGCCAGCACCTCGCGCTCGCGTTCGGTGAGCCCGTTCAGGCGGACCGCGGGGGCGGGGGCACCGCGCGGCCGGCCCGCGTAGTCGGCGATCAGCCGCCGGGTGATCCCCGGGGAGAGCAGGGCCTCGCCCTCGTGCACCACGCGCACCGCCTGCAACAGGTCGCGCGGCTCGGTGTCCTTGACCAGGAACCCGCTGGCCCCCGCGCGCAGCGCTTCGAAGATGTACTCGTCCAGGTCGAACGTGGTGAGGATGACGATCCGGATCGCGTCCAGGTTCCGGTCGGCCAGGATCCGCTCCGTGGCCGCCAGACCGTCCACCCCCGGCATGCGGATGTCCATCAGGACGACGTCGGGGCGCTCGGCCCGGGCCAGCCGGACGGCCTCCTCACCGTCGGCGGCCTCGGCGACCACCTCGATGTCGGGGGCACTGTCCAGCAGCGCGCGAAAGCCCGCGCGCACCAGTGCCTGGTCGTCGGCGAGCAGCACGCGGATCACGGGGACCTCGTTTCGTCGGCGGAGACGGCGGCGGGGCGCTCGCCGCCGTCCAACGGCAGCCGCGCCCGCACCCGGAATCCTCCCCCGTCCAGGGGGCCCGCGTCCACCGAACCCCCGACCAGGGCGGCGCGCTCGGTCATCCCGGTGATCCCGTTGCCGTGCGCGGGCGGGCCGACCGTGCCGTGGCCGTCGTCGGTGACCTCGATGTCCAGGGCCGACGCGGCGTAGGCGATCCGCACCCGGACATGGGAGGCACCCGAGTGCCGGACCACGTTGGTCAGCGCCTCCTGCACCGTGCGGTAGGCGGCCGTCCCGGTACTGGCCGGCAGGTGCTGGGGGGTACCGGTGGTCTCCAGCGTCACCTCGACACCGGCGCCCCGGGTGCCCTCGACGAGCTCGAAGAGCCGCTCGACGCCGGGGACGGGGGAGCGCGGCGCCGCCTCGTCGACCGCGCGCAGCACACCGAGGATGCCCCGCAGCTCGGACAGCGTGTCCTTGCTGGTCTGCTTGATGGTGGACAGCGCCTGGGCCGCGCGCTCTGGCTCGGACTCCATCAGGTACAGCGCGGTGCCCGCCTGCACGTTGATCAGGGAGATGTTGTGCGCGACGGTGTCGTGGACGTCGCGCGCAAGGCGCAGCCGCTCGTCGGAGGCCCGCCGGAGCAGCTCCTCCTCGCGGGTGCGGCCCGCCTCGGCGACACGCTCCCGCTCGGCCTTCTGGTACTCACCGCGCCACCGCATGACCTCGGCGCTGCACAACAGGACCAGCACCCACGCGATGATGCCGAGCGCCTCGGGCCGGACGGTTCCGAAGAAGGCGAACTCGTAGACGTTGAGCGCCGCGAACTGTCCGATGCCCAGCGCCCATCCGAGGATGCGGTACCCGTGCCGGACCAGGGTGTAGAGCATCACCGCGGCGCAGAGCATGACCAGGCCGTCGGGGTAGCCCAGGGGGTAGTACGCGCTGGCCGCGGCCACCACCACGACCCCGGCCCCGCACGGGAACGACCTGCGCACCAGCAGGGGCAGGCTCGCGACCAGGATCAGCGCGTACCCCCAGGGCCACGGATCCCGCTGGGTCGGCACCGGGTCGACCAGGGTGATCACGCAGGTGCTGCCCGCCGAGAGCAGGAGCAGGACGCCGGTGAGCCAGAGGTCGTGTCGCGTGGGACGCGGATGTAGTGCTGCCACGACACCGACACTACGGTCCCCACCTCGGGGTCGCGCGTCGTCCGGAGGGAGGCAGTTCGCCCGCCGGCGTACTCCCCGCGGAGTATCCGAGGGGCGAGGTCACCCGGGTGCCCGCGGCCATGGTCAGAACAGGTCCTCGGGCGGGGCCGGTGAGTCGGCGGCGTCGGCGTCGTGCACGGCCGAGCGGCCCGAGGCGAAGCGGTCCAGGTCCTCGCCCTCCAGTAGACGCGCCATCTCCGGGTCGCGGTGCGCGCGGCGGCCCAGTTCGTCGTCGGGCAGCGGCCGGTGGCCCGCCACCAGGACGAGGTTGCCGAACCTGCGGCCGCGCAGGACCCCCGGCTCCGCGGTCAGCGCCACGTGCGGCAGCACCGCCCGCACCGTCGCCACCTGTCGGCGGGCGTGGGCCAGGGCGTGCCCGTCCCCGATGTTGACCACCAGCAGCCCGGAGGGGCGCAGGACCCGGGCGGCCTCGGTGTAGTACTCCACCGACGTCAGCCGCGCGGGCGTCCGGGCCCCCGCGAACACGTCGCTGACGACCAGGTCCGCGCTGGAGTCGTGCCGGGCGCCGATCCACTCGCGCGCGTCGCCGATCCCCACCCGCAGCTGGGCCCGCCGGTCCCACGGCAGGCGCCGCCGCACCAGCTCGACCAGGGGCGCGTCGACGTCGACCGCGCGCTGGCGCGAGCCGGGGCGGGTGTGGGCCACGTAGCGCGCCATCGTCAGCGCGCCCGCGCCCAGGTGGAGCGCGTCGATGGGTTCGCGCTCGGGCGCGACCAGGTCGGCGGCGTGCGCGATGCGCCGCATGTAGGAGAAGTCGAGGTAGGTCGGGTCACTCAGGTCCACGTGCGACTGTGGTGTGCCGTCCACGACCAGGAACCACGACTCGGCGCGGTCGGCGTCGGCGAGCAGCTCCATCCGGGGCGGCCCGTCCGCCTCGGGTGTCTCGTCCCGCTCCCGGGTCCCGCGTCTGCCCATGTTCCCGCCCCCCGTTCGGCCGCCGTCCCCACGGTAGGACACCGCGGGGGTACCGGGACCTGGCCCGGAGCGGCGACGCACGCTCCGCCATGGCGCTAGCCTGGGGAACCCCGGTAGCTCGATGCAGCGGAATCGCTGGTTCCGACGGAGAACCTGTGCTGCCGGGTCCGAGTTCCGATCCAGCGCCCGACGGGCGTGTTCACCGAGGAGTGGCCGTGCTACTGCGGATGTCGACCCTGTTCCTGCGCACCCTGCGTGAGGACCCGGCGGACGCTGAGGTGCCGAGCCACAAGCTCCTCGTCCGCGGCGGCTACGTCCGGCGCGCCGCCCCCGGTATCTACTCGTGGCTGCCCCTGGGCAAGATCGTCCTGGAGAACGTCGCCCGCGTCGTGCGCGAGGAGATGGACGCCATGGGCGGCCAGGAGGTCCTCCTGCCCGCGCTCCTGCCCCGGGAGTTCTACGAGACGACCGGCCGCTGGGACGACTACGGGCCCAACCTGTTCCGCCTCCAGGACCGCAAGGGCGCCGACTACCTGCTCGGCCCCACGCACGAGGAGCTGTTCACGCTCCTGGTCAAGGGCGAGTACTCCTCGTACAAGGACTTCCCGGTCGTCCTGTACCAGATCCAGGAGAAGTTCCGCGACGAGGCCCGGCCCCGCGCCGGCGTGCTGCGCGGCCGCGAGTTCCACATGAAGGACTCGTACTCCTTCGACATCGACGACGAGGGCCTCCAGGCGTCCTACGACGCGCACCGCGCCGCCTACCAGCGCATCTTCGAGCGGCTCGGGCTGGAGTACGTCATCGTCTCCGCCACCTCCGGCGCCATGGGCGGCTCGGCCTCCGAGGAGTTCCTCGCCGTCGCGCCGACCGGCGAGGACACCTTCGTGCGCAGCACCGAGTCCGACTACGCCGCCAACGTCGAGGCCGTCACCACGCCCGCGCCCGCCGCCCGCCCGCTCGACGGTCTGCCCGAGGCGGTCGTGCACCACACGCCCGGCACCGCCACCATCCAGACCCTGGTGGACTTCCTCAACGGCGCCGGCCTGGGCCGGGACTTCGTCGAGGCCGACACCCTCAAGAACGTCCTGGTCAAGACCCGCGCCCCCGGCGCCGACGAGTGGGAGCTGCTGGCCGTGGGCCTGCCCGGCGACCGCGAGGTGGACTTCAAGCGCCTGGAGGCGGCCCTGGAGCCCGCCGAGGTCGCCCTGCTGGACGAGTCCGACTTCGCCGCCAACCCGTTCCTGGTCAAGGGCTACATCGGCCCCCGCGCCCTGCTCGACAACAAGGTGCGCTACCTGGTCGACCCGCGCGTGGTCACCGGCACCGCGTGGGTGACCGGCGCCGACCGGGACGAGCACCACGTCATCGACCTCGTGGCCGGCCGCGACTTCACCCCGGACGGCACCATCGACGTCGCCGAGGTCCGCGACGGCGACCCCTCGCCCGACGGAAAGGGCACGCTGTACACCGCCCGCGGCATCGAGATCGGGCACATCTTCCAGCTCGGCCGCAAGTACACCGACGCCTTCCAGGTGGACGCGCTGGGCTCGGACGGCAAGCCGAAGCGGATCACCATGGGCTCGTACGGCATCGGCGTCTCCCGCGCCGTCGCCTCGGTCGTGGAGCAGTCCCACGACGACAAGGGCATCGTGTGGCCGCGTGAGATCGCGCCCGCCGACGTGCACGTGGTCGGCACCGGCAAGGGTGACCAGATCGAGGAGGCCCTGCGCATCGCGGGCGAGCTGCGCGACCAGGGCCTGCGCGTCCTGGTGGACGACCGCAAGGGCGTGTCCCCCGGCGTGAAGTTCACCGACGCCGAACTCCTGGGCGTGCCCACGAGCGTCATCATCGGCCGCGGCCTCAAGGACGGGCTCGTGGAGCTGCGCGACCGCGCCACCGGTGAGCGCGAGGAGGTCGCCCTGGGCGACATCGTCGAGCGCACGGTCGCCGCCTGCCGCGGCTGAGTCCGCACGGAACCCGCCCGCCGGGTCCTGCGTCGGAATCCGTGGCACCCCCGGGGTGCCACGGATTCCGTGCGTGAGGTGGAAGGGCGAGGGACACGTGGGCTACTACGAGTACATGCCGAGGTTCGCGGACCTACCGGTGGTCGAGTTCCCCTCCGGACCGGTCGGGGCCGCTCCGGCCGCGGCCGTGGCCGACCCGGGCTCGGTGGCCTGGCGGCTCCGCTACCACGCCCCCTTCCACCCGGGGAACGGCTCCGGGGAGGACGAGGACGTCGAAGCCTACCTGGAACGGTTCGTCGCGACCGTCGACGGGCGGCGGGTCACCGCGATCACCGCGGCGCCCCTGGACTACGACGGCACGGACATGGCCGGCCAGCGGGACCTCCTGCTCGCACACGCCTCCGCGTGGCCGCGTCTGCGGGCGCTGTTCTTCACCGAGTTCACCGTCGGTGACAGCGAGCTGTCCTGGATCGGCCAGACCGACGTCGCCCCGCTCCTCCACGCCCTGCCCGCGCTGGAGGAGTTCACCGTGCGCGGCGGACTGGGGCTGCGCTTCGCCGACCTGGAGCACGCCGCCCTGCGCCGCCTGACCGTGCAGAGCATCAACCTGCCCGGGCAGGCGGTGCGCGACCTCGGGACGGCCGACCTCCCGGCGCTGGAACACCTGGAACTCTTCCTCGGCGACAGCGCGTACGGGGCCGACACGGACGTCGTGGACCTGTCCCGTGTGCTGTCGGGCGCCGTCCTGCCCCGCCTCGACTCCCTGGCGCTGCGTGGCGCGGAGCGGGCGGACGCCTGGGCGCGGGCCGTGGCCGGCTCGCCCCTGGCGGAACGGCTCCGCGTCCTGGAGCTGTCCCAGTCCGTCCTGACGGACGCCGGCGCCGAAGCGCTGCTGCGCGCCCCGGCGCTGCACGGACTGCGACGGCTGAACCTGTGCCTCAACCGGATCTCGGCCGACACGGCGGAGCGGCTGCGCGCGGAGTTCACCGCGCGGGGGACCGAGGTCGACCTGCGCGACGAACCAGGGGAGGAGGACGACCAGGCCGAGTGGGACGCCCGCTATCCCGAGATCGTGGAGTAGCCCCGCCCCGAACCGCCCTCAGGTCTGTTCGAAGCCCGGCAGGGCGTCCAGCTCGCCGCCCCAGGTCAGCGCGCGCACCGTCGTCTCCTGGAGGGCGCGCCCGGCCGTCCAGCGCAGCTCGGCGTCCTCGGAGGCGGTCAGCCACAGGTACGCCCGGGCCGTGGTGCCCTCCAGCTCCACCGCGAAGGCGTCCACGTCCCCGTCGCCGTGTCCCTCGGGGAGCGGGTAGGAGGCCAGCGCGGGCGGCGGATCGACACCGCGCTCCACCGCGGCCGCGTGCAGCGCGTCCCGCAGCGCCTTGTGCTTGGCGGCCTCGTCCAGCGCGCGCTCGCGGCGCCCCTGGGCGTCGGCGGCTCCGCCCAGGTACTCGTACCCGTACACGGCGGCGTGCTCGGCGCGCAGCGCCTCGGCCAGCGCCTCCGGGCCGGCGTCGGTGCCCTGACCGTTCGAGGGGGTCTCGCTCACCATGGTCCTCCTCCTGCCTGCCGGGCTCAGCGTTCCTCGTCGAGCAGGTGGGCGTGCCCGGCCTCGCACGCTCCGATGCCGCAGATCAGCTGGGCCAGCCCCGCGTCGGTGACCGCGCCGGCCTGGTCGAGCCGGGCGGCGGTCGCCGACGACTCCAGCACCAGCAGGCCGGCCGCGGTGAGGGGCGTATCCAGCGCGGGGCCCTCGACCGCGGGCGCGGACGCCTCCGGCGAGGGCTCCGGGAGGGGCCCGGCGTCGTCCGGCAGGGCGTCCGCCAGGGCGTCGGCGTGGGCGAGGTGGTGCTCCAGGAACCGCTCCAGCAGGTCCGCCGGCTCCGCGCCGTGCGCGATCGCGGTCTCGTAGCGGGTCACCATCCGCTCCTTCTCGCGCAGCACCGCGCGCACCACGTACTCGTCGGGCGTCACATCGGCCGGATACCACTCGGCCCCGCCGCAGGCCGACAGGCCGACGGCCGCCGCTCCTGCGGCCGCGGCGCCCAGCACCGTGCGGCGGTTGACGCAGCGATGACCCGTGCTCACGCGGACTCCTCCCGTGCGCGCCCGGCCCGGCGCGCGGCACTCGCACAAGCGGCCGCCGGCGGCGGTCGCCCACCCATCTTTCCAC from Nocardiopsis aegyptia harbors:
- a CDS encoding sensor histidine kinase — protein: MAALHPRPTRHDLWLTGVLLLLSAGSTCVITLVDPVPTQRDPWPWGYALILVASLPLLVRRSFPCGAGVVVVAAASAYYPLGYPDGLVMLCAAVMLYTLVRHGYRILGWALGIGQFAALNVYEFAFFGTVRPEALGIIAWVLVLLCSAEVMRWRGEYQKAERERVAEAGRTREEELLRRASDERLRLARDVHDTVAHNISLINVQAGTALYLMESEPERAAQALSTIKQTSKDTLSELRGILGVLRAVDEAAPRSPVPGVERLFELVEGTRGAGVEVTLETTGTPQHLPASTGTAAYRTVQEALTNVVRHSGASHVRVRIAYAASALDIEVTDDGHGTVGPPAHGNGITGMTERAALVGGSVDAGPLDGGGFRVRARLPLDGGERPAAVSADETRSP
- a CDS encoding spermidine synthase yields the protein MGRRGTRERDETPEADGPPRMELLADADRAESWFLVVDGTPQSHVDLSDPTYLDFSYMRRIAHAADLVAPEREPIDALHLGAGALTMARYVAHTRPGSRQRAVDVDAPLVELVRRRLPWDRRAQLRVGIGDAREWIGARHDSSADLVVSDVFAGARTPARLTSVEYYTEAARVLRPSGLLVVNIGDGHALAHARRQVATVRAVLPHVALTAEPGVLRGRRFGNLVLVAGHRPLPDDELGRRAHRDPEMARLLEGEDLDRFASGRSAVHDADAADSPAPPEDLF
- a CDS encoding cytochrome ubiquinol oxidase subunit I, whose protein sequence is MFEDPLLLARLQFALTAATHFTFVALTLGLAPYILVNQLVATVRGDRRRMTSVRFWGGLYLVNYGMGVLSGLVMELQLAVNWNGLHEMFGYSFAAPLALETMTAFFVESTFLGLWIFGWDRMGRWAHVGCFAVVTGTAYLSAWWVLVANGFLRNPVGFEIVDGVAHLSDPVALMTNPAALLALGHIVSASLVLGALVVGAVSAYHLMRGNDPDGVFGRGIRYTAVTMVLTNELVVVFGGLQFGLFGEDPPTSGLTYTAEEIEAIEAASDGPLLTAANTAGEITMFTVYAFMFLIGPTMLVGWLLSRLVTPLRRWTWALAPLLVAPFLPYAGVVAGWVFRETNRQPWAVVHHLTTADAVTPMTPGMAVASFSFFTGAFAVLAVTTYWLLVRFARRGPQDGPLAERAADGPEQPAAPVHSF
- a CDS encoding proline--tRNA ligase — protein: MSTLFLRTLREDPADAEVPSHKLLVRGGYVRRAAPGIYSWLPLGKIVLENVARVVREEMDAMGGQEVLLPALLPREFYETTGRWDDYGPNLFRLQDRKGADYLLGPTHEELFTLLVKGEYSSYKDFPVVLYQIQEKFRDEARPRAGVLRGREFHMKDSYSFDIDDEGLQASYDAHRAAYQRIFERLGLEYVIVSATSGAMGGSASEEFLAVAPTGEDTFVRSTESDYAANVEAVTTPAPAARPLDGLPEAVVHHTPGTATIQTLVDFLNGAGLGRDFVEADTLKNVLVKTRAPGADEWELLAVGLPGDREVDFKRLEAALEPAEVALLDESDFAANPFLVKGYIGPRALLDNKVRYLVDPRVVTGTAWVTGADRDEHHVIDLVAGRDFTPDGTIDVAEVRDGDPSPDGKGTLYTARGIEIGHIFQLGRKYTDAFQVDALGSDGKPKRITMGSYGIGVSRAVASVVEQSHDDKGIVWPREIAPADVHVVGTGKGDQIEEALRIAGELRDQGLRVLVDDRKGVSPGVKFTDAELLGVPTSVIIGRGLKDGLVELRDRATGEREEVALGDIVERTVAACRG
- a CDS encoding leucine-rich repeat domain-containing protein, with translation MRWKGEGHVGYYEYMPRFADLPVVEFPSGPVGAAPAAAVADPGSVAWRLRYHAPFHPGNGSGEDEDVEAYLERFVATVDGRRVTAITAAPLDYDGTDMAGQRDLLLAHASAWPRLRALFFTEFTVGDSELSWIGQTDVAPLLHALPALEEFTVRGGLGLRFADLEHAALRRLTVQSINLPGQAVRDLGTADLPALEHLELFLGDSAYGADTDVVDLSRVLSGAVLPRLDSLALRGAERADAWARAVAGSPLAERLRVLELSQSVLTDAGAEALLRAPALHGLRRLNLCLNRISADTAERLRAEFTARGTEVDLRDEPGEEDDQAEWDARYPEIVE
- a CDS encoding ferritin-like domain-containing protein, giving the protein MVSETPSNGQGTDAGPEALAEALRAEHAAVYGYEYLGGAADAQGRRERALDEAAKHKALRDALHAAAVERGVDPPPALASYPLPEGHGDGDVDAFAVELEGTTARAYLWLTASEDAELRWTAGRALQETTVRALTWGGELDALPGFEQT
- a CDS encoding response regulator; protein product: MIRVLLADDQALVRAGFRALLDSAPDIEVVAEAADGEEAVRLARAERPDVVLMDIRMPGVDGLAATERILADRNLDAIRIVILTTFDLDEYIFEALRAGASGFLVKDTEPRDLLQAVRVVHEGEALLSPGITRRLIADYAGRPRGAPAPAVRLNGLTEREREVLALVGEGLTNEEIARRLVVSPATAKTHVSRTMVKLGVRDRAQLVVIAYETALVTPKWSQGT
- a CDS encoding cytochrome d ubiquinol oxidase subunit II, whose amino-acid sequence is MDVLSTVLLSLFVVGYLVLAGADVGLGMLMPKVARTPEQRRRVVAAIAPYFLASEVWLVAAVGVLAGLFPVLDHHVVTELWPVLVSLLGAWLVRDAGLWLRARVDTPSWRAVCDTAVVAGSWGVAAAWGLVLAGLLTGGLTASVFTPLCVLAVLALFALRGASFGAERLVGEFHDDSADVAAQATRVLARVALVAALLAAGTGLLPGGVVTDRPLVAAASAVVLLAVLAVTSGLTGPMLSRHTSALAMGAAGVLTALSAQLPMEPVPATTAVFVWAMLAPAVPFMVVGQVWMYRLARRPAPAPTFFA
- a CDS encoding ferritin-like domain-containing protein — encoded protein: MSTGHRCVNRRTVLGAAAAGAAAVGLSACGGAEWYPADVTPDEYVVRAVLREKERMVTRYETAIAHGAEPADLLERFLEHHLAHADALADALPDDAGPLPEPSPEASAPAVEGPALDTPLTAAGLLVLESSATAARLDQAGAVTDAGLAQLICGIGACEAGHAHLLDEER
- a CDS encoding Dabb family protein, which codes for MAIRHIALFRWRDDVTPEGVSRVQELLAALPSAIPELRAYSFGPDAGISDGAFDFAVVADVEDEAGFAAYRDHPEHQAALGVIRPMLADRAAIQYPIAGTE